Proteins encoded together in one Pseudomonas sp. Seg1 window:
- a CDS encoding HAD-IA family hydrolase — protein MRPSDYKLLIFDWDGTLADSIHRIVEAMHSASERSGFELRDDFAVKGIIGLGLPEAIRTLYPEISDAEMIAFREYYADHYIAAEAVPSPLFEGVVESMASFREQGYHLAVATGKNRRGLDRVLKANGWEDYFDITRAADETASKPHPLMLEQILAHCGVRADQALMVGDSSFDLLMARNAGMASVAVSYGAQSIESLQQYEPRLSIDRFSELHAWLGQRA, from the coding sequence GTGCGCCCATCTGATTACAAACTGCTGATTTTCGATTGGGACGGCACGCTGGCTGATTCCATTCATCGGATCGTCGAGGCGATGCATTCGGCGTCCGAGCGTTCCGGTTTCGAGTTGCGCGACGATTTTGCCGTCAAAGGCATCATCGGTCTGGGCTTGCCCGAGGCAATTCGCACGTTGTATCCCGAGATCAGCGATGCGGAAATGATCGCGTTTCGCGAGTATTACGCCGATCACTACATCGCTGCAGAAGCTGTGCCCTCGCCGTTGTTCGAGGGTGTCGTTGAGTCGATGGCATCCTTTCGTGAGCAGGGCTATCACCTGGCCGTCGCGACCGGCAAGAATCGGCGCGGACTGGATCGGGTGCTCAAGGCCAATGGCTGGGAAGATTATTTCGATATCACCCGCGCTGCCGATGAAACTGCCAGCAAGCCACACCCTCTGATGCTGGAGCAGATCCTTGCGCATTGTGGTGTGCGTGCCGATCAGGCGCTGATGGTAGGGGATTCGTCCTTCGATCTGCTGATGGCGCGCAATGCGGGCATGGCATCTGTGGCGGTCAGTTATGGCGCGCAATCGATCGAATCGCTGCAGCAGTACGAGCCGCGCCTGTCGATCGACCGTTTTTCCGAATTGCATGCCTGGCTGGGTCAGCGGGCTTAA
- the plsX gene encoding phosphate acyltransferase PlsX: protein MSAQVIAIDAMGGDFGPRSIVQASLACLSATPSLHLTLVGQPSLLEELINGQSAADRARLTIVAASEVITMDEKPTQALRGKPDSSMRVALELVRDGKAQACVSAGNTGALMALSRFVLKTLPGIDRPAMVAAIPTQKGYCQLLDLGANVDCSAEHLLQFAVMGSVAAQTLGIARPRVALLNIGTEDIKGNQQVKLAATLLQAARGINYIGFVEGDGLYRGEADVVVCDGFVGNILLKSSEGLATMIAARIEALFKKNFASRAVGALALPLMKRLQADLAPARHNGASFLGLQGIVVKSHGSAGVQGFQSAIQRALIEIQENLPERLHGRLEDLLS, encoded by the coding sequence TTGTCCGCTCAAGTCATCGCGATTGACGCAATGGGCGGGGACTTCGGTCCCCGCAGCATTGTTCAGGCCAGCCTTGCTTGCCTTTCTGCTACGCCCTCGCTGCACCTGACCCTTGTCGGTCAACCCTCCCTTCTTGAAGAATTGATCAACGGCCAATCGGCTGCCGATCGCGCGCGCCTGACGATTGTTGCGGCGAGCGAAGTCATCACCATGGACGAAAAACCGACCCAGGCGCTGCGTGGCAAGCCGGATTCGTCGATGCGTGTCGCCCTTGAGCTGGTGCGCGATGGCAAGGCGCAAGCCTGCGTCAGTGCCGGCAATACCGGTGCGTTGATGGCCTTGTCGCGGTTCGTTTTGAAAACTCTGCCGGGTATTGATCGTCCCGCCATGGTTGCCGCGATCCCGACGCAAAAGGGTTATTGCCAGTTGCTCGACCTTGGCGCCAACGTCGATTGCAGTGCTGAGCATTTATTGCAGTTCGCGGTGATGGGCTCGGTGGCAGCGCAAACGCTGGGTATCGCTCGTCCGCGCGTGGCGTTGCTGAATATCGGCACCGAAGACATCAAGGGTAATCAGCAGGTAAAACTGGCGGCAACGCTGCTGCAGGCTGCTCGTGGCATCAACTACATCGGGTTTGTCGAGGGCGATGGTCTGTATCGCGGCGAAGCGGATGTGGTGGTCTGTGACGGTTTTGTCGGCAATATCCTGCTCAAGTCCAGCGAAGGGTTGGCAACGATGATTGCTGCACGGATCGAAGCGCTGTTCAAAAAGAACTTTGCCTCGCGTGCGGTCGGCGCCTTGGCGTTGCCGCTGATGAAACGCTTGCAGGCTGATCTGGCGCCGGCGCGACATAACGGCGCAAGCTTTCTCGGCTTGCAGGGTATTGTCGTGAAAAGTCACGGTTCGGCCGGGGTTCAGGGCTTTCAGAGTGCGATTCAGCGCGCATTGATCGAGATTCAGGAGAATCTTCCCGAGCGCCTCCACGGTCGTCTGGAGGATTTGTTGTCTTAG
- a CDS encoding YceD family protein — MLNDPIPPHVDPRKLADRGTTLQGELLLADLKRLCDPLSDDVGTVQAKFVFERDERKSVVIHSFIDTEVKMVCQRCLELVTLPIHSECSYAVVKEGANTQSLPKGYDVLELGEDPLDLQSLVEEELLLALPIVPAHHPEECQQPAGADEPEPSEDEVTRSNPFSVLAQLKRDPNV; from the coding sequence ATGTTGAATGACCCGATTCCACCTCACGTTGACCCGCGCAAATTGGCTGACCGTGGCACCACCCTTCAAGGTGAACTGCTGCTGGCCGATTTGAAGAGACTCTGCGACCCGCTTTCCGACGATGTCGGTACGGTGCAGGCGAAATTCGTTTTTGAACGAGATGAACGTAAATCTGTGGTGATCCACAGCTTTATCGACACCGAAGTCAAAATGGTTTGCCAGCGTTGTCTTGAGCTGGTCACCCTGCCGATCCATAGCGAATGCAGTTACGCTGTGGTGAAGGAGGGTGCGAATACCCAGTCGTTACCGAAAGGTTATGACGTGCTGGAACTGGGCGAAGATCCATTGGATCTGCAGTCACTGGTCGAGGAAGAGCTTCTGCTTGCCTTGCCTATTGTGCCTGCTCATCATCCGGAAGAATGCCAGCAGCCGGCGGGAGCAGATGAGCCCGAACCGAGCGAGGACGAGGTAACGCGGTCCAACCCGTTCAGTGTATTGGCGCAGTTAAAGCGTGACCCAAACGTTTAG
- the fabF gene encoding beta-ketoacyl-ACP synthase II — MSRRRVVVTGMGMLSPLGTDVPSSWQGILAGRSGIGLIEHTDLSAYSTRFGGSVKGFNVEEYLSVKEARKLDLFIQYGLAAGFQAVRNAGLEVTDANRERIGVAMGSGIGGLTNIEETSRTLHETGPRRISPFFVPGSIINMISGFLSIHLGAQGPNYAIATACTTGTHCIGMAARNIMYDEADVMIAGGAEMAACGLGMGGFGASRALSTRNDEPTRASRPWDKGRDGFVLSDGAGALVLEELEHAKARGATIYAELIGFGTSGDAFHMTSPPADGAGAARCITNALRDAKINVDQVQYINAHGTSTPAGDLAEANAIKSVFGEHAYKLAVSSTKSMTGHLLGAAGAVEAIFSVLAINSQVAPPTINLDEPDEGCDLDFVPHTARNMDIDVVLSNSFGFGGTNGTLAFRRFAG; from the coding sequence GTGTCGCGTAGACGCGTCGTAGTCACCGGTATGGGTATGTTGTCGCCACTGGGCACGGATGTGCCGAGCAGTTGGCAGGGCATTCTGGCTGGCCGCAGTGGCATTGGTCTGATCGAACACACCGACCTTTCTGCCTATTCCACCCGCTTTGGCGGCTCGGTAAAGGGCTTCAATGTCGAGGAATACCTGTCGGTCAAGGAAGCGCGCAAGCTCGACCTGTTCATTCAGTACGGCCTCGCCGCCGGCTTTCAAGCCGTGCGCAATGCCGGACTCGAAGTCACCGACGCCAACCGTGAACGCATTGGCGTGGCCATGGGTTCGGGGATCGGCGGTCTGACCAACATCGAAGAAACCAGCCGAACTCTGCATGAGACGGGCCCGCGTCGAATCTCGCCATTCTTCGTGCCAGGCTCGATCATCAATATGATTTCCGGTTTCCTGTCCATTCACCTGGGGGCACAGGGACCTAACTACGCCATCGCCACGGCGTGTACCACCGGTACGCACTGCATCGGCATGGCGGCCCGCAACATCATGTACGACGAAGCCGACGTGATGATTGCCGGCGGTGCTGAAATGGCCGCGTGCGGTCTGGGCATGGGCGGCTTTGGTGCTTCCCGTGCACTCTCGACACGCAATGACGAACCAACCCGCGCCAGCCGTCCATGGGACAAGGGCCGTGACGGTTTCGTGCTGTCCGACGGCGCCGGGGCACTGGTGCTCGAAGAGCTTGAACACGCCAAAGCGCGCGGTGCGACCATCTACGCCGAATTGATCGGTTTCGGCACCAGTGGCGATGCGTTCCACATGACCTCGCCTCCTGCCGACGGTGCCGGTGCTGCACGCTGCATCACCAATGCGCTGCGCGATGCGAAGATCAACGTTGATCAAGTGCAATATATCAACGCCCACGGCACCTCGACCCCGGCCGGCGACCTTGCCGAAGCCAACGCGATCAAGTCGGTGTTCGGTGAGCACGCCTACAAACTGGCGGTCAGCTCCACCAAATCGATGACCGGTCACCTGCTGGGTGCGGCGGGCGCGGTCGAGGCGATCTTCAGCGTGCTGGCGATCAACAGCCAAGTGGCACCGCCGACCATCAACCTTGATGAGCCGGACGAAGGCTGCGATCTCGATTTCGTGCCGCACACGGCGCGCAACATGGACATCGATGTCGTGCTGTCCAACTCCTTCGGTTTTGGCGGTACCAACGGTACCTTGGCATTCCGCCGGTTCGCGGGCTGA
- the fabG gene encoding 3-oxoacyl-ACP reductase FabG, translated as MSLQGKVALVTGASRGIGQAIALELGRQGAIVVGTATSAKGAEAIAATLKEHGIQGTGLELNVTSDESVSKVIASIQEQFGAPAILVNNAGITRDNLMMRMKDDEWYDVIDTNLNSLYRLSKGVLRGMTKARWGRIISIGSVVGAMGNAGQVNYAAAKAGLEGFSRAMAREVGSRSITVNSVTPGFIDTDMTRELPEAQREALQTQIPLGRLGQAQEIASVVAFLASDGAAYVTGATIPVNGGMYM; from the coding sequence ATGAGTCTGCAAGGTAAAGTTGCACTGGTCACCGGTGCAAGCCGCGGTATCGGCCAGGCTATCGCACTGGAGCTGGGCCGTCAGGGCGCCATCGTGGTTGGCACCGCGACTTCCGCCAAGGGCGCCGAGGCGATTGCTGCCACGCTGAAAGAGCATGGCATTCAGGGTACTGGTCTGGAACTCAACGTCACCAGCGACGAGTCGGTCAGCAAAGTCATCGCAAGCATTCAGGAGCAGTTCGGTGCGCCGGCAATTCTGGTCAATAATGCCGGCATCACCCGCGATAACCTGATGATGCGCATGAAAGATGACGAATGGTATGACGTCATCGATACCAACCTGAACAGTCTGTATCGCCTGTCCAAGGGCGTTTTGCGCGGCATGACCAAGGCCCGTTGGGGTCGAATTATCAGTATTGGCTCGGTGGTGGGTGCCATGGGCAACGCAGGCCAAGTAAACTATGCAGCCGCCAAGGCCGGTCTGGAAGGTTTCAGCCGTGCAATGGCGCGTGAAGTCGGTTCGCGTTCGATTACGGTCAACTCGGTAACCCCAGGGTTTATCGACACCGATATGACGCGCGAGCTGCCTGAAGCACAGCGTGAAGCCTTGCAGACGCAGATTCCGCTGGGTCGTCTGGGACAAGCTCAAGAGATCGCGTCTGTGGTCGCTTTTCTTGCATCCGACGGTGCGGCATACGTCACTGGGGCTACAATCCCGGTGAACGGTGGGATGTACATGTAA
- the acpP gene encoding acyl carrier protein: MSTIEERVKKIVAEQLGVKEEEVVNTASFVEDLGADSLDTVELVMALEEEFETEIPDEEAEKITTVQAAIDYVTSHQA; encoded by the coding sequence ATGAGCACCATCGAAGAGCGCGTCAAGAAAATCGTTGCCGAGCAACTGGGTGTTAAAGAAGAAGAAGTAGTTAACACTGCTTCCTTCGTAGAAGACCTGGGTGCCGACTCCCTTGACACCGTTGAGCTGGTGATGGCTCTGGAAGAGGAATTCGAGACCGAAATCCCTGACGAAGAAGCTGAGAAGATCACTACTGTACAAGCTGCAATCGACTACGTTACTAGCCACCAGGCGTAA
- the rluC gene encoding 23S rRNA pseudouridine(955/2504/2580) synthase RluC, with the protein MTTTAPSTPGVQLLEVSPEYAGQRIDNFLLARLKGVPKTLIYRILRKGEVRVNKGRIKPEYKLQAGDIVRVPPVRVPERDEPVPLAQGLLQRLEASIVYEDKALIVINKPAGIAVHGGSGLNFGVIEAFRQLRPDAKELELVHRLDRDTSGLLMIAKKRSMLRHLHEKLRGDGVDKRYMALVRGNWATSIKQVSAPLLKSNLRSGERMVEVNDEGKEALTVFKVLRRFGDFATMVEAKPVTGRTHQIRVHTLHAGHCIAGDSKYGDDDFTKEIRDLGGKRLFLHAYMLTVPLPDGGKLTLQAPVDEMWAKTVERLSAPI; encoded by the coding sequence ATGACAACTACTGCCCCTTCGACTCCAGGCGTTCAATTGCTTGAAGTCTCGCCGGAGTATGCCGGCCAACGAATCGACAATTTCCTCCTCGCCCGGCTCAAAGGCGTGCCCAAGACCTTGATTTACCGCATTTTGCGTAAAGGCGAAGTGCGTGTGAACAAAGGTCGGATCAAGCCCGAATACAAGCTGCAGGCCGGCGATATCGTGCGCGTGCCGCCGGTTCGCGTGCCTGAGCGCGACGAGCCGGTGCCTTTGGCGCAAGGTCTGTTGCAACGCCTGGAAGCCTCGATTGTCTACGAAGACAAAGCCCTGATCGTGATCAACAAGCCCGCCGGCATTGCTGTTCACGGTGGCAGTGGCCTGAATTTCGGTGTGATCGAAGCCTTTCGTCAGTTGCGTCCCGATGCCAAGGAACTGGAGCTCGTTCATCGCCTCGACCGCGACACCTCCGGCCTGCTGATGATCGCCAAGAAACGCAGCATGCTGCGTCACTTGCACGAAAAGCTGCGTGGCGACGGCGTCGACAAGCGCTACATGGCGCTGGTTCGCGGTAACTGGGCGACCTCGATCAAGCAGGTCAGTGCGCCGTTGCTCAAGAGCAATCTGCGTTCAGGCGAACGCATGGTCGAAGTCAACGACGAAGGCAAAGAAGCCCTGACCGTGTTCAAGGTGCTGCGCCGCTTCGGCGACTTCGCGACTATGGTCGAGGCCAAGCCTGTCACCGGCCGGACCCACCAGATTCGTGTGCACACCCTGCACGCCGGGCATTGCATCGCCGGTGACAGCAAGTACGGCGACGACGATTTCACCAAGGAAATCCGTGATCTGGGTGGCAAGCGCCTGTTCCTGCATGCCTACATGCTGACCGTGCCGCTGCCCGATGGCGGCAAGCTGACCTTGCAGGCGCCGGTCGATGAAATGTGGGCCAAGACAGTGGAGCGATTGAGTGCGCCCATCTGA
- the fabD gene encoding ACP S-malonyltransferase — protein sequence MSASLAFVFPGQGSQSLGMLAELGAEHPLILETFQEASAALGYDLWALTQQGPEELLNQTDKTQPAILTASIALWRLWLAEGGARPAFVAGHSLGEYSALVAAGSLTLADAVKLVERRGQLMQEAVPAGQGGMAAILGLEDADVLAACAEAAQGEVVSAVNFNSPGQVVIAGAKAAVERAIEGCKARGAKRAMPLPVSVPSHCELMRPAAERFAESIAAIDWQAPQIPVVQNVSAQVPADLETLKRDLLEQLYKPVRWVESVQTLAAKGATNLVECGPGKVLAGLNKRCAEGVATSNLNTPDAFAAARAAQA from the coding sequence ATGTCTGCTTCCCTCGCATTCGTCTTTCCAGGACAGGGTTCGCAGTCCCTCGGCATGCTGGCCGAGCTGGGCGCGGAACATCCGCTGATCCTCGAAACTTTCCAAGAAGCCTCTGCTGCTCTGGGCTATGACCTGTGGGCGTTGACCCAGCAGGGCCCGGAAGAGCTGCTCAATCAAACCGATAAAACCCAACCGGCCATTCTGACCGCCTCGATTGCCCTGTGGCGTCTGTGGCTGGCGGAAGGTGGCGCGCGTCCGGCATTTGTTGCCGGTCACAGCCTGGGTGAATACAGCGCACTGGTCGCTGCCGGCAGCCTGACGTTGGCTGACGCGGTCAAGCTCGTTGAGCGCCGTGGTCAACTGATGCAGGAAGCGGTTCCAGCGGGGCAGGGCGGCATGGCTGCCATTCTCGGTCTGGAGGACGCTGATGTGCTGGCAGCCTGCGCTGAAGCGGCGCAGGGTGAAGTGGTCAGCGCCGTCAACTTCAACTCGCCGGGCCAAGTGGTCATCGCCGGTGCCAAGGCTGCCGTCGAGCGCGCCATCGAAGGCTGCAAGGCCCGTGGCGCCAAACGTGCCATGCCGTTGCCAGTAAGCGTGCCATCGCACTGCGAGCTGATGCGTCCGGCGGCTGAGCGCTTTGCCGAATCCATCGCCGCCATCGACTGGCAGGCGCCGCAGATCCCGGTGGTACAGAACGTCAGCGCACAAGTGCCGGCCGATCTGGAAACCCTCAAGCGTGATCTGCTCGAACAACTCTACAAACCAGTACGCTGGGTCGAATCCGTTCAGACCCTTGCAGCCAAGGGCGCGACCAATCTGGTCGAGTGCGGCCCGGGCAAAGTCCTGGCCGGCCTGAACAAGCGTTGCGCCGAAGGCGTTGCGACTTCCAACCTCAATACCCCAGACGCTTTCGCTGCCGCTCGCGCAGCGCAAGCCTGA
- a CDS encoding nucleoside triphosphate pyrophosphatase has product MLPLLLASSSTYRRELLARLHLPFLCSSPDIDESHRPGESAIELVKRLAEQKARALTDSHPAHLIIGSDQVAVLGEQIIGKPHTFEKAREQLLAASGASVTFLTGLALLNSQTGQCQIDCVPFTVHMRQLDQSRIERYLRIEQPYDCAGSFKAEGLGVSLFQSTEGPDATSLIGLPLIRLIDMLLAEGVQIP; this is encoded by the coding sequence ATGCTGCCTTTATTACTTGCTTCAAGCTCGACTTATCGCCGGGAACTGCTCGCCCGTCTGCACCTGCCGTTCCTCTGCAGTTCACCGGATATCGATGAAAGTCACCGCCCGGGCGAGTCGGCCATCGAACTGGTCAAACGTCTCGCCGAACAGAAAGCCCGGGCGCTGACTGACAGCCACCCCGCTCATCTGATTATCGGCTCGGACCAGGTGGCAGTGCTCGGCGAGCAGATCATCGGCAAGCCGCACACCTTCGAGAAGGCCCGCGAACAGCTTTTGGCCGCCAGCGGTGCCAGCGTGACCTTCCTGACCGGCCTGGCGCTGCTCAACAGCCAGACTGGCCAATGTCAGATCGACTGCGTGCCCTTCACCGTGCACATGCGCCAGCTCGATCAGTCGCGCATCGAGCGCTATTTACGCATCGAGCAACCTTACGACTGCGCTGGCAGCTTCAAAGCTGAAGGCCTCGGCGTAAGCCTGTTTCAATCCACCGAAGGCCCTGACGCCACCAGCCTGATCGGCCTACCGCTGATTCGCCTGATCGACATGCTGCTGGCTGAAGGCGTGCAGATTCCCTGA
- the rpmF gene encoding 50S ribosomal protein L32, with amino-acid sequence MAVQQNKKSRSARDMRRSHDALEASTLSVEKTTGEVHLRHHVSPEGVYRGRKVIDKGADE; translated from the coding sequence ATGGCTGTTCAGCAGAACAAAAAATCCCGCTCTGCCCGTGACATGCGCCGTTCGCACGACGCTCTCGAGGCTAGCACTCTGTCTGTAGAAAAAACCACTGGTGAAGTTCACCTGCGTCACCACGTATCGCCAGAAGGCGTATACCGTGGCCGTAAAGTGATCGACAAGGGCGCTGACGAGTAA
- the sppA gene encoding signal peptide peptidase SppA: MTDEWKAPAKAEADGGDEKSWKLLEKTLLAGVQEQRRSRRWGIFFKLLTFVYLFVALILFTPLMDMEKSATRGPNYTALIDVTGMIADKEPASADNIVGSLRAAFEDKKVKGVILRINSPGGSPVQSGYVYDEIKRLRGLHPDTKVYAVISDLGASGAYYIASAADQIYADKASLVGSIGVTAAGYGFVGTMEKLGVERRTYTSGEHKSFLDPFQPQKPEETAFWQSVLDTTHKQFINSVKQGRGDRLKDKEHPELFSGLVWSGEQALPLGLIDGLGNASSVARDVIGEKELVDFTVQESPFDRFSKKLGASVAEQLAMWMGFHGPSLR; encoded by the coding sequence ATGACCGATGAATGGAAGGCGCCGGCCAAGGCAGAGGCCGACGGCGGTGACGAGAAAAGCTGGAAGCTGTTGGAAAAGACCCTGCTGGCCGGCGTCCAGGAGCAGCGTCGTTCGCGGCGTTGGGGGATCTTCTTCAAGCTGCTGACGTTTGTTTATCTGTTTGTTGCGCTGATCCTGTTCACGCCGTTGATGGACATGGAAAAGAGCGCCACCCGTGGCCCGAACTACACCGCGCTGATCGACGTTACCGGCATGATCGCCGACAAAGAACCGGCCAGTGCCGACAACATCGTCGGCAGCCTGCGTGCTGCGTTCGAGGACAAGAAGGTCAAGGGTGTGATCCTGCGCATTAACAGCCCGGGTGGCAGTCCGGTGCAGTCGGGTTACGTCTACGACGAGATCAAGCGTTTGCGCGGTCTGCATCCGGATACCAAGGTCTATGCGGTGATTTCCGATCTCGGTGCGTCCGGTGCGTATTACATCGCCAGCGCGGCAGATCAGATTTACGCCGACAAGGCGAGCCTGGTCGGTTCCATCGGCGTAACAGCAGCGGGTTATGGTTTTGTCGGCACCATGGAGAAGCTGGGTGTCGAGCGCCGTACGTACACGTCGGGTGAGCACAAATCGTTCCTTGATCCGTTTCAGCCGCAAAAGCCGGAAGAAACTGCGTTCTGGCAAAGCGTGCTGGATACCACGCACAAGCAGTTCATCAATAGCGTCAAGCAGGGTCGTGGTGATCGTCTGAAAGACAAAGAGCATCCGGAGCTGTTCTCCGGGCTGGTCTGGTCGGGCGAGCAGGCGCTGCCGCTGGGGTTGATCGATGGTCTGGGTAACGCCAGCTCTGTTGCGCGTGATGTGATTGGCGAGAAAGAGCTGGTGGACTTCACTGTTCAGGAGTCGCCATTCGATCGCTTCTCGAAGAAGCTTGGTGCAAGCGTGGCTGAGCAGTTGGCGATGTGGATGGGTTTTCACGGGCCTTCGCTGCGCTAA